A part of candidate division KSB1 bacterium genomic DNA contains:
- a CDS encoding PAS domain-containing protein produces the protein MKQEKKAPAIPSQPGNLPDTLTGQIVLDSVQTPTLILAADMTITTAGRSFYEAFHLQPADVVGKSIFEIRNRRWDIPALKTLLSDIIEERKESGSLQVEKKLGDPKKGSIRFRVRLMRATDGAKFIFLKIYDTDRMRPEDHVIREMHLLTALLDSVPDHIYFKDKQSRFIKINKSMAEWVNLKDPEEAIGKTDFDFFTEEHARPAFEDEQRIIATGEPILNIIEKETWPDGHETWVSTSKMPLRDQSGEIIGTFGISRDITQQKLAELALQQSEERYRMLVENQGEGVAFVDPDEKWTFANPACGRIFGVPAEQLIGRSLRDFTREDEFARILAETEHRKKGESSTYELEILRPDGETRWIMVTATPRFDDNGNFVGSFGVFRDITEMKKAEDAIRRNEERYRKFLDAVDDLVFIKDEEFRYQLVNRALSELLGKKPEDIIGKTDDDLLPFREAKQALRSDKHALAAGNIVVSIEKIGDRTYEVRKFPIPLEDGRIGIGGILHDITQRLKSEETIRNERNMLRTLINMLPDTIYAKDLEGRKILANLMDMKYVGVESEADLIGKTDFDFYPIEIAQKFFEDDKNVLMSGEPLLNREEIVRFVDGKPRWLLTSKVPFRDADGNVIGLVGVGRDITALKEAEQALEIERKKLAESNERLKEFAYVVSHDLQEPLRMVISYMGLISSRYRDKLDETAIEFINYAVDGAQRMRQLINALLDLSRLDTRPQNNVPLEAEHVLNLSLQNLQVAIEESGAEITHDSLPRVLGDETRLVQLFQNLISNALRYRSEAPPKIHIGAEVKDDMVEFYVQDNGIGIDPQYHERIFQLFQRLHSRDEYEGTGIGLTMCRRIVEQHGGRIWVKSELGKGARFYFTLPIAPRGGQEGASN, from the coding sequence ATGAAGCAAGAGAAAAAAGCTCCTGCAATTCCCTCTCAACCTGGGAATTTGCCCGATACGCTCACCGGTCAGATCGTCCTTGATTCCGTCCAAACGCCTACGCTCATTCTTGCTGCCGACATGACGATTACGACGGCAGGGCGTTCGTTCTATGAGGCGTTTCACCTGCAGCCTGCGGACGTCGTAGGGAAATCGATCTTTGAAATCCGCAATCGTCGTTGGGACATTCCGGCGCTTAAGACGCTCCTAAGCGACATCATTGAAGAGCGCAAAGAAAGCGGCAGCCTGCAGGTGGAAAAAAAGCTCGGTGACCCGAAAAAAGGCAGCATTCGCTTCCGCGTCCGCCTGATGCGGGCAACGGACGGCGCCAAATTCATTTTTCTGAAAATATACGATACCGATCGCATGCGGCCGGAAGATCACGTCATCCGCGAAATGCACCTGCTTACGGCGCTTCTCGATTCGGTTCCTGATCACATTTACTTTAAGGACAAACAAAGCCGCTTTATCAAAATTAACAAGTCTATGGCCGAGTGGGTCAACCTCAAAGACCCCGAAGAGGCGATCGGCAAAACCGACTTTGATTTTTTTACCGAAGAACATGCGCGCCCGGCTTTTGAGGACGAACAGCGCATCATAGCAACCGGTGAGCCGATTCTCAACATCATAGAAAAGGAAACTTGGCCCGACGGACACGAGACGTGGGTCTCCACCTCAAAAATGCCGCTGCGTGACCAAAGCGGAGAGATTATCGGCACGTTCGGCATCTCGCGTGACATTACGCAGCAAAAGCTTGCCGAGCTCGCTCTGCAACAGAGCGAAGAACGCTATCGCATGCTCGTTGAGAATCAGGGGGAAGGCGTTGCGTTTGTCGATCCGGATGAGAAATGGACCTTTGCCAATCCGGCCTGCGGCCGAATTTTCGGCGTGCCTGCAGAACAGCTCATCGGACGCTCCTTGAGGGATTTTACCAGAGAAGATGAATTTGCCCGCATTTTGGCGGAGACGGAACACCGCAAAAAGGGAGAAAGCAGCACTTACGAATTGGAAATTTTGCGGCCGGACGGCGAGACCCGCTGGATTATGGTTACAGCTACGCCGCGCTTTGACGATAACGGCAACTTTGTCGGCTCATTCGGCGTTTTTCGCGACATCACTGAAATGAAAAAAGCGGAAGATGCCATTCGCAGAAACGAGGAGCGGTACCGCAAGTTCCTGGATGCCGTGGATGATTTGGTCTTTATAAAGGACGAAGAGTTCCGCTATCAATTGGTTAATAGAGCACTTTCCGAGCTGCTCGGTAAAAAGCCGGAGGATATCATCGGCAAAACGGATGATGACCTGCTGCCGTTTCGTGAAGCCAAACAGGCGTTGCGAAGCGACAAGCACGCTTTGGCGGCCGGAAATATTGTTGTCAGCATCGAAAAGATCGGCGACCGTACCTATGAAGTCCGCAAGTTCCCTATCCCGCTCGAAGACGGCCGTATTGGAATCGGCGGCATTCTGCACGACATAACGCAGAGACTCAAGTCCGAAGAAACCATCCGCAACGAGCGCAACATGTTGCGTACTTTGATCAATATGCTGCCGGATACCATTTATGCCAAAGACCTTGAGGGACGCAAGATCTTGGCGAACTTGATGGATATGAAGTACGTAGGCGTCGAAAGCGAAGCCGATCTGATCGGCAAAACCGACTTTGATTTTTATCCGATTGAAATCGCGCAAAAGTTTTTTGAAGATGACAAGAACGTTTTGATGAGCGGCGAGCCTTTACTGAACCGTGAAGAGATCGTCCGCTTTGTAGACGGCAAGCCGCGCTGGCTGTTGACCTCGAAAGTGCCTTTCCGAGATGCGGACGGCAACGTGATCGGCCTTGTCGGCGTAGGTCGCGATATTACGGCGCTCAAAGAGGCGGAACAGGCGTTGGAGATAGAACGCAAAAAGTTGGCCGAATCGAACGAAAGACTCAAAGAATTTGCTTATGTCGTATCGCATGATCTTCAGGAACCGCTGCGCATGGTCATCAGCTATATGGGTTTGATTTCATCGCGCTATCGCGATAAATTGGACGAGACGGCGATCGAATTCATCAACTATGCCGTCGACGGCGCCCAAAGAATGCGGCAGTTGATTAATGCGCTACTCGACCTCTCACGTCTGGATACGCGGCCGCAAAACAACGTACCGCTGGAGGCGGAGCATGTACTGAATCTCAGCCTGCAGAACCTTCAGGTGGCCATTGAAGAATCCGGCGCCGAGATTACTCATGATTCTCTCCCCCGCGTGCTCGGCGATGAGACGCGGCTGGTTCAGCTGTTTCAAAATCTTATCAGCAATGCCCTTCGTTATCGGAGCGAGGCTCCGCCCAAGATTCACATCGGCGCCGAAGTCAAAGACGATATGGTCGAATTTTACGTCCAGGACAACGGCATCGGCATTGATCCGCAATACCATGAGCGTATTTTCCAGCTCTTTCAACGGCTGCATTCGCGGGATGAGTATGAGGGAACGGGCATCGGCCTGACCATGTGCCGGCGGATTGTCGAACAGCACGGAGGCAGAATTTGGGTCAAGTCTGAGTTGGGCAAGGGCGCGCGTTTTTATTTTACTTTGCCGATCGCTCCCCGAGGGGGTCAAGAAGGCGCAAGTAATTAA
- a CDS encoding response regulator, which yields MAEKTALVVDDSEINRNILSLYLELYGYKAVCEDDGLKGFETFKSIHPQLTFLDVVMPGISGIELLKKIKEYDPRAKVIMVTSHISQNTLKQIKDAQADWVLQKPFDEAKLEEIIQRIESA from the coding sequence ATGGCGGAAAAAACTGCACTGGTTGTAGATGATTCGGAAATCAATCGTAATATTCTCAGTCTTTATTTGGAGCTATACGGTTATAAAGCCGTCTGTGAAGACGACGGTCTGAAAGGTTTTGAAACGTTCAAGAGCATCCATCCCCAACTCACCTTTTTGGATGTCGTAATGCCGGGTATTTCCGGAATCGAGCTTTTGAAAAAAATCAAGGAATATGACCCGCGAGCCAAGGTCATCATGGTGACCTCGCATATTTCGCAAAATACGCTCAAACAGATCAAAGATGCACAGGCAGACTGGGTCTTACAAAAGCCGTTTGATGAGGCGAAACTGGAAGAGATCATTCAGCGCATTGAATCTGCGTGA
- a CDS encoding ATPase, T2SS/T4P/T4SS family: MYRQEDIRYFQALINSGHLKEVDFVFLDQHSTDFRQEYGLTKALLTQAGIDEMVLAQTLAKEFHLPLMESIEGETWIDVEGLDRQELLKYRVIPFFVQRKELSVAFVDPPYQTVISFLETATGKKILPVIVPLSVFEELLRGSQSAQKDLPNLQKLQTILEKSQRDLYTEQPVSPIMPNLLVEGALEAALETTAERFQFITQPDQPTDLRLCLAGAWQSVGRLPRASAPPLSSYLRQLGGLLSSAAKGSSVVTLRAFDKLVKVHLAAELQDGTEIFTLTPFKKELKPRNLDELGFSSYALVYATQLFSPPKGLVLIAGPPKSGRTTTYYSVLNHLKNVKRSIASVENPIEMELEGISQISMDVDHGLTFTEGVRALFQNPVHILGAGEVAGTEQAVLLTKASNAGIACIGVMTAADAPDALERLLSMGVAREEAAKALRGIIGRRFVRKLCPACSADYRPDHSELIAIGLSNLPKEVFLKRAVGCKACLNSGYIGVVPLFEVLHFTEQEKEMVKNGASAEEICRSARKSGYRPLRIDGILKVLAGLTSPAEIQRILYPETEKQG, from the coding sequence ATGTACCGGCAGGAAGACATACGCTATTTTCAAGCGCTCATCAACAGCGGACACCTCAAAGAGGTTGACTTTGTTTTTCTCGATCAGCATTCTACCGATTTTCGCCAGGAATACGGTTTGACCAAAGCGCTGCTCACTCAGGCCGGCATCGACGAAATGGTGTTGGCGCAGACCTTGGCCAAAGAATTTCATCTGCCGTTGATGGAATCTATCGAGGGCGAGACATGGATCGACGTTGAGGGTCTGGATCGGCAGGAGCTGCTAAAGTATCGAGTGATCCCTTTTTTCGTGCAGCGCAAAGAGCTCTCGGTCGCATTCGTCGATCCTCCCTATCAAACAGTGATCAGTTTTTTGGAAACGGCCACTGGGAAAAAGATCCTGCCCGTCATCGTTCCGCTTTCGGTTTTTGAGGAGCTGCTGCGCGGCTCGCAAAGTGCTCAAAAAGATCTGCCCAATTTGCAAAAGTTGCAGACAATTCTGGAAAAGTCGCAAAGAGATCTTTATACAGAGCAGCCGGTTTCGCCGATCATGCCCAATTTGCTCGTCGAAGGTGCGTTGGAAGCAGCTCTCGAGACCACAGCGGAACGATTTCAATTCATCACACAGCCGGATCAACCGACCGATCTTAGGCTATGTTTGGCCGGAGCTTGGCAAAGTGTCGGCAGACTGCCGCGCGCTTCAGCTCCTCCCCTCTCCTCCTATCTGAGGCAATTGGGCGGACTCTTGTCTTCAGCCGCCAAAGGATCATCCGTCGTCACGTTACGAGCTTTCGACAAGCTGGTCAAAGTACATCTTGCAGCCGAACTGCAGGATGGGACTGAAATTTTCACATTAACACCGTTCAAAAAGGAACTCAAACCGCGCAATTTAGATGAACTGGGATTTTCTTCTTACGCTCTAGTCTATGCAACTCAGCTTTTTTCGCCGCCTAAAGGTTTGGTGCTGATAGCCGGTCCCCCGAAAAGCGGCAGGACGACGACTTATTATTCGGTTCTGAATCATTTGAAAAATGTAAAGCGCTCGATAGCCTCTGTTGAAAACCCGATTGAGATGGAGCTGGAAGGTATCAGTCAAATCTCAATGGATGTCGATCACGGGTTGACCTTTACTGAGGGGGTGAGAGCGTTGTTTCAAAATCCGGTACACATTTTGGGTGCCGGCGAAGTAGCCGGAACTGAACAGGCGGTGCTGCTGACCAAAGCCTCAAACGCCGGTATTGCCTGTATCGGGGTTATGACCGCTGCCGATGCTCCCGACGCCCTAGAGAGGCTGTTATCTATGGGTGTTGCACGGGAAGAGGCGGCAAAAGCGCTCCGCGGTATTATCGGCAGGCGCTTTGTGCGCAAACTTTGTCCGGCCTGTTCGGCCGACTATCGACCCGATCACAGTGAGCTAATCGCAATCGGCCTGTCAAATCTGCCGAAAGAGGTTTTTCTCAAGCGCGCCGTCGGTTGTAAAGCCTGTCTAAATTCCGGATATATAGGCGTGGTACCTCTTTTTGAAGTACTTCATTTTACCGAGCAGGAAAAGGAAATGGTAAAGAACGGGGCTTCGGCCGAAGAGATTTGCCGCTCGGCGCGAAAAAGCGGTTATCGGCCGTTGCGGATTGACGGCATTCTGAAAGTATTGGCCGGCTTGACAAGTCCCGCAGAAATCCAACGAATTCTCTATCCAGAAACCGAGAAACAAGGATAA